A single window of Chloracidobacterium sp. DNA harbors:
- a CDS encoding Glu/Leu/Phe/Val dehydrogenase: protein MANPMADEMRRFKGSDEKNPFEAMSERFDRAANLLGLDEDLYQLMRVPSREIKVYIPVRMDTGHIQVFEGFRVQHNFARGPAKGGIRYAPDVCLDEVKALSAWMTWKCAVVNVPFGGGKGGIICDPSQMSVGELERLTRRYTSELIDFIGPDKDVPAPDMGTNEQTMAWIMDTYSMHARHTVTGVVTGKPVALGGSLGRREATGRGILISMSEAIKRFNLTPEETTVVVQGSGNVGGIGAELMHQHGYKVIAISDVGGGIYNKDGLDIPAVLAYLREHKTLDGYPNVEFVDNKALLELECDVLAPCATENQITSENADRIKCKILAEGANGPTTPKADKILHDKGIFVIPDILANAGGVTVSYFEWVQDRMGYFWSEDEVNARLKDKMVASFNELCHYAEKHDVDTRTAAYMLAIDRVAYDTRMRGIYA, encoded by the coding sequence ATGGCAAATCCAATGGCTGACGAAATGCGTCGATTTAAGGGAAGTGACGAAAAGAATCCGTTTGAGGCAATGAGTGAGCGCTTTGACCGCGCCGCAAACCTTTTGGGTCTGGACGAGGATCTGTACCAATTGATGCGTGTACCGAGTCGCGAGATCAAGGTCTATATACCTGTCCGAATGGACACGGGGCATATACAGGTTTTTGAGGGCTTTCGAGTTCAGCACAACTTTGCACGCGGTCCGGCAAAGGGCGGTATTAGATACGCTCCCGATGTTTGCTTAGACGAGGTCAAGGCATTGTCTGCCTGGATGACCTGGAAATGTGCGGTCGTCAACGTTCCTTTTGGCGGCGGCAAGGGGGGCATTATTTGCGACCCGTCACAGATGTCGGTCGGCGAACTCGAACGATTGACTCGTCGATATACGTCGGAATTGATCGATTTCATTGGCCCCGACAAGGATGTGCCCGCCCCGGATATGGGGACCAACGAGCAGACGATGGCGTGGATAATGGACACGTACTCAATGCACGCACGCCACACCGTCACTGGGGTTGTCACCGGTAAACCGGTTGCTCTCGGCGGCTCGCTCGGCCGACGTGAAGCAACGGGCCGCGGCATACTTATTTCTATGTCAGAGGCGATCAAGAGATTTAACCTGACTCCCGAAGAGACGACAGTCGTTGTTCAGGGGTCGGGAAATGTGGGCGGTATCGGTGCGGAACTTATGCACCAACACGGATACAAGGTGATCGCCATATCTGATGTCGGCGGCGGTATCTATAATAAGGACGGTTTGGACATTCCTGCCGTTCTCGCCTATTTAAGAGAGCACAAAACGCTTGACGGCTATCCGAATGTCGAGTTCGTCGATAACAAAGCATTACTTGAGCTCGAATGCGACGTGCTTGCACCGTGTGCCACCGAAAACCAGATCACATCGGAAAATGCTGACCGCATCAAGTGTAAGATCCTGGCTGAGGGAGCAAATGGCCCGACGACCCCGAAAGCTGACAAGATATTGCACGACAAGGGAATCTTCGTAATTCCGGACATTCTTGCAAACGCCGGCGGTGTAACGGTTTCGTACTTCGAGTGGGTGCAGGATCGTATGGGATATTTCTGGTCCGAGGACGAGGTCAACGCCCGCCTCAAGGACAAAATGGTGGCTAGCTTTAACGAATTATGCCACTATGCTGAAAAGCACGACGTGGATACTCGCACTGCAGCCTATATGCTTGCGATCGATCGAGTTGCATACGATACGCGGATGCGCGGTATTTATGCATAA